Proteins from one Strix uralensis isolate ZFMK-TIS-50842 chromosome 14, bStrUra1, whole genome shotgun sequence genomic window:
- the LOC141949919 gene encoding protocadherin alpha-3-like — translation MGVCGAPAVRVLVLAAAWALGGGQVRYSVPEEAKAGTVVGRLAQDLGLEAGEAEARRLRLVAQGRRASVEVSGASGALVVSSRLDREELCGKSAPCALRLEVLVERPLRVFHVELEVTDINDNAPLFPAARRNLSIAELSLPGSRFPLEGASDADIGANAQLSYTLSPSEHFTLDVKTADENRKTLFLVVAKALDRETVPVHRLVVTASDGGRPSLTGTMELVVSVLDANDNAPQFNQSVYKVQLPESAAEGTLVARVNATDPDEGVNQDFSYSIVSSVPAGSRNLFSIDPKTGEIRLTGFLDFEEFRLHEVQIEARDRGSPPLSGHCSVELEVLDVNDNAPEVWVTSLSVPVAEDAPVGTVVALLSVSDRDSGANGRVRCAVWPAAPFGLVATFAGSYSLVLREALDRERVSEYEVEVRAEDGGAPPLRARRGVRVPVSDVNDNAPAFAQAVYTVLARENNAAGAELARLWARDPDEAGNGRVSYSVWEGGGGGAAAGGGWRAASSYVSVDAESGRLWALQPLDYEEVQVLQFEVRAVDAGEPPLCGNATVQLFVVDENDNAPALLPAAGGGPGPGAAGSAASGPGSGAWWAWAAWGAPAGQVVAKIRAVDADSGYNAWLRYELWEPRGKGPFRVGLYSGEVSTARALEEADGPRQRLVIVVRDHGEPARSATATLSVSLVEGAEAALAAAGSSSSSSSGSGLRAAEGGPAAAAAAATNVWLVVAICAVSSLFLLAVVLYGASRWAPRAAVLSGPGPATLVCASEVGSWSYSQRQSRSLCVADGAGKSDLMVFSPNFPPPPGPAAKETQPEPPALLDTVSGPPSFPLSFPLSLPPSFPPSVCRLPALPPTPLARCRPSGASRGQALVGAGLIPRGLRAVVVVPFSQVTAACGERCHDVGFGAALACWCVAFAPELAEGMQDTPAVVVMVPRHSKKTRTGDDVFVLRTYVPKCGIEVAQRKA, via the exons atgggcGTGTGCGGGGCGCCCGCGGTGCGGGTGCTGGTGCTGGCGGCGGCctgggcgctgggcggcgggCAGGTGCGCTACTCGGTGCCGGAGGAAGCCAAGGCCGGGACGGTGGTGGGCCGGCTGGCGCAGGACCTGGGCCTGGAGGCGGGCGAGGCGGAGGCGCGGCGGCTGCGGCTGGTGGCGCAGGGCCGGCGGGCGAGCGTGGAGGTGAGCGGGGCGAGCGGGGCGCTGGTGGTGAGCTCGCGGCTGGACCGGGAGGAGCTGTGCGGGAAGAGCGCGCCGTGCGCCCTGcgcctggaggtgctggtggagcgGCCGCTGCGCGTCTTCCACGTGGAGCTGGAGGTCACCGACATCAACGACAACGCCCCGCTCTTCCCCGCCGCCCGCAGAAACCTCAGCATCGCGGAACTGTCGCTGCCGGGCTCTCGGTTCCCGCTGGAGGGCGCGTCGGATGCGGATATCGGGGCCAACGCGCAGCTCTCCtacaccctcagccccagcgaGCACTTTACGCTCGATGTTAAAACCGCTGATGAAAATAGGAAAACCCTGTTTCTTGTGGTCGCGAAAGCGCTGGACCGCGAGACGGTGCCCGTGCACCGGCTGGTGGTGACGGCGAGTGACGGGGGCCGGCCGTCGCTGACAGGCACGATGGAGCTGGTGGTGTCGGTGCTGGACGCCAACGACAACGCGCCCCAGTTCAACCAGTCGGTGTATAAAGTGCAGCTGCCGGAGAGCGCTGCAGAGGGGACGCTCGTGGCGCGGGTGAACGCCACGGACCCAGATGAGGGTGTCAATCAGGACTTTTCCTACAGCATCGTGAGTTCGGTTCCTGCTGGTAGCAGGAATCTATTCAGCATTGACCCCAAGACGGGCGAGATCAGACTGACGGGCTTTTTGGACTTCGAAGAATTCCGTTTACACGAGGTGCAAATCGAAGCGAGAGACAGAGGCTCCCCTCCCTTATCGGGGCACTGCAGCgtggagctggaggtgctggacgtgaacgacaacgcgcccgagGTGTGGGTGACGTCGCTGTCGGTGCCGGTGGCGGAGGACGCGCCGGTGGGGACGGTGGTGGCGCTGCTGAGCGTGTCGGACCGGGACTCGGGGGCGAACGGGCGGGTGCGCTGCGCGGTGTGGCCGGCGGCGCCGTTCGGGCTGGTGGCGACGTTCGCGGGCTCGTACTCGCTGGTGCTGCGGGAGGCGCTGGACCGGGAGCGGGTGTCGGAGTACGAGGTGGAGGTGCGGGCGGAGGAcggcggggcgccgccgctgcGCGCCAGGCGCGGGGTGCGGGTGCCGGTGtcggacgtgaacgacaacgcgccggcgTTCGCGCAGGCCGTGTACACGGTGCTGGCGCGGGAGAACaacgcggcgggcgcggagctggCGCGGCTGTGGGCGCGGGACCCGGACGAGGCGGGCAACGGGCGCGTGAGCTACTCGGTgtgggagggcggcggcgggggcgcggcggcgggcggcgggtggCGGGCGGCGTCGAGCTACGTGTCGGTGGACGCGGAGAGCGGGCGGCTGTGGGCGCTGCAGCCGCTGGACTACGAGGAGGTGCAGGTGCTGCAGTTCGAGGTGCGGGCGGTGGACGCGGGGGAGCCGCCGCTGTGCGGCAACGCCACGGTGCAGCTCTTCGTGGTGGAcgagaacgacaacgcgccggcgctgctgccggcagccggcggcgggccggggcccggggccgcgggctCGGCGGCGtcggggccgggctcgggggcGTGGTGGGCGTGGGCGGCGTGGGGGGCGCCGGCGGGGCAGGTGGTGGCGAAGATCCGCGCGGTGGACGCGGACTCGGGCTACAACGCGTGGCTGCGCTACGAGCTGTGGGAGCCGCGGGGGAAGGGCCCGTTCCGCGTGGGGCTGTACAGCGGCGAGGTGAGCACGGCGCGGGCGCTGGAGGAGGCGGACGGCCCGCGGCAGAGGCTGGTGATCGTGGTGCGGGACCACGGGGAGCCGGCGCGctcggccacggccacgctgagCGTGTCGCTGGTGGAGGGCGCCGaggcggcgctggcggccgcgGGCTCGTCCTCGTCGTCCTCGTCGGGgtcggggctgcgggcggcggagggcggcccggcggcggcggcggcagcggcgacGAACgtgtggctggtggtggccatcTGCGCGGTGTCgagcctgttcctgctggccgTGGTGCTGTACGGGGCGTCGCGGTGGGCGCCGCGGGCGGCCGTGCTGTCGGGGCCCGGGCCGGCGACGCTGGTGTGCGCCAGCGAAGTGGGGAGCTGGTCGTACTCGCAGCGGCAGAGCCGGAGCCTGTGCGTGGCGGACGGCGCGGGCAAGAGCGACCTGATGGTTTTCAGCCCCAacttcccgccgccgcccggccccgcggcgaaGGAGACGCAGCCGGAGCCGCCCGCTCTGCTGGACACGGTCAGtggccctccctccttccctctctccttccctctctccctgcctccctctttccctccgtCCGTCTGTCGCCTGCCGGCCCTTCCCCCGACGCCCCTTGCCCGCTGCCGCCCTTCTGGCGCGTCCCGTGGGCAGGCGCTGGTGGGAGCCGGGCTCATCCCGCGGGGCCTGCGGGCGGTGG TTGTCGTCCCGTTCAGTCAAGTCACTGCCGCTTGCGGGGAGAGGTGCCACGACGTGGGCTTTGGGGCCGCTCTTGCTTGCTGGTGTGTGGCATTTGCCCCCGAGCTTGCTGAAGGAATGCAGGACACACCGGCTGTGGTGGTGATGGTCCCCAGGCACTCT AAGAAGACAAGAACGGGAGATGATGTGTTTGTCTTGAGAACTTATGTCCCTAAGTGTGGAatagaggttgcccagagaaaagCCTGA